Proteins encoded together in one Musa acuminata AAA Group cultivar baxijiao chromosome BXJ3-6, Cavendish_Baxijiao_AAA, whole genome shotgun sequence window:
- the LOC135640800 gene encoding PHD finger protein MALE MEIOCYTE DEATH 1-like → MALVGADPTGRRKASARIYGLRTFLDPGCPTDFYGAFRDNVRRFVRECADIEERATAGMPTWRTLLVDEQSGLVVPLYTVEECVRRSPIPFCDYCRCSGWSHHLVSKRRYHLIIPADGDWDKPLRPDAFFVRSHLLHGLLHCNGFGHLILVNGRDGGSNFISGRDFMGLFDRLCTALRVRAVSVEDVSGKALMDLRLLLGVAHGASWFARWGYHFFKGSYGVTQEAYDRALRVLSSLRIEELIVVLANTGQSRELRRVAVAYRNLHLPDRDTKPLVTVRDFVRFLLELKHRPAAQTMPLPPSPSPAPLPRRAMKKAVRKGYRDFTKVAAEMQSRWPLRRLHSSAQVIVDALKRHGRKMTRQEVREAARLTIGDTGLLDFVLKSLGDCIVGDHLVRRTSNPTSRVLEFSLEEFPSPAPAAAAAAAAAKTEQNEDVVVVARPAWPGALQVERDLLTVYRSMLAAQPEAAGKVLDAKHWVKQWGLQDDVDDRLRFLVMWVPNQEELEELTRALPPPEVVVVEATASVGELRAEAERAMRDTYCVMEGFRVEEMEGVEGKDWEPVLLGGAESGALVWVRGDGTDMDSVLRYEGGADTWSVGCACGAQDDDGERMVACDACDMWHHTRCAGIGDGEPVPPLFFCARCGRSVMAAGQM, encoded by the exons ATGGCATTGGTGGGGGCGGACCCGACTGGGAGGAGGAAGGCGTCGGCGAGGATCTACGGGCTGCGCACATTCCTGGACCCGGGGTGCCCGACGGACTTCTACGGTGCGTTCCGGGACAACGTGCGACGGTTCGTGCGAGAGTGCGCCGACATCGAGGAGCGGGCTACGGCGGGAATGCCGACGTGGCGCACGCTGCTGGTGGACGAGCAGAGCGGGCTGGTGGTGCCGCTCTACACCGTCGAGGAGTGCGTCCGCCGCTCCCCCATCCCCTTCTGCGACTACTGCCGCTGCAGCG GATGGAGCCACCACTTGGTGTCGAAGCGGCGTTACCACTTGATCATCCCGGCCGACGGCGACTGGGACAAGCCCCTCCGCCCCGACGCCTTCTTCGTCCGCAGCCACCTTCTCCACGGCCTCCTCCACTGCAACGGCTTCGGCCACCTCATCCTCGTCAACGGCCGCGACGGCGGCTCCAACTTCATCTCCGGTCGCGACTTCATGGGCCTCTTCGACCGTCTCTGCACCGCCCTCCGCGTCCG GGCAGTGTCGGTGGAGGACGTGTCGGGCAAGGCATTGATGGACCTCCGTCTCCTCCTCGGCGTGGCCCATGGCGCGTCCTGGTTCGCCCGCTGGGGCTACCACTTCTTTAAGGGAAGCTACGGCGTCACACAAGAGGCCTACGACCGAGCCCTTCGCGTCCTGTCGTCGCTCCGCATCGAGGAACTGATCGTCGTCCTCGCCAACACCGGTCAAAGCCGCGAGCTTCGCCGCGTCGCAGTCGCCTACCGCAACCTCCATTTGCCCGACCGCGACACTAAGCCACTCGTCACCGTCCGCGACTTCGTCCGCTTCCTCCTCGAGCTGAAGCACCGGCCGGCAGCACAAACAATGCCGCTTCCACCATCGCCCTCCCCCGCGCCATTGCCGAGGAGGGCGATGAAGAAGGCGGTGAGGAAGGGATACCGCGACTTCACCAAGGTCGCGGCCGAGATGCAGAGCCGATGGCCGCTGCGGCGGCTCCACTCCTCTGCTCAGGTCATCGTGGACGCCCTCAAACGGCACGGACGGAAGATGACACGGCAGGAGGTCCGCGAGGCCGCGCGGCTCACGATCGGTGACACCGGCCTCCTTGATTTTGTGCTGAAGTCCCTCGGCGATTGCATCGTGGGGGACCATCTTGTGCGCCGCACGTCAAATCCCACCAGCAGGGTGCTCGAGTTCAGCCTGGAGGAGTTCCCATCTCCTGcgcctgcggcggcggcggcggcagcagcagcaaagacGGAGCAGAACGAGGATGTAGTAGTGGTCGCTAGACCGGCATGGCCGGGCGCTCTGCAGGTGGAGAGGGACCTTCTGACAGTGTACCGGAGCATGTTGGCGGCGCAGCCAGAGGCGGCGGGAAAGGTGCTGGACGCCAAGCACTGGGTAAAGCAGTGGGGACTGCAGGACGACGTGGACGACCGGCTCCGGTTCCTGGTCATGTGGGTTCCGAATCAGGAGGAGCTGGAGGAGCTGACGCGGGCACTGCCGCCGCCGGAGGTGGTAGTGGTGGAGGCGACGGCGTCGGTGGGGGAGCTGAGAGCGGAGGCAGAGCGGGCGATGCGGGACACGTACTGCGTGATGGAGGGGTTCAGGGTGGAGGAGATGGAGGGGGTGGAGGGGAAGGACTGGGAGCCGGTGCTGCTGGGCGGGGCGGAGTCCGGGGCGCTGGTGTGGGTGCGCGGGGACGGCACGGACATGGACTCAGTGTTGAGGTACGAGGGCGGCGCGGACACGTGGTCCGTGGGGTGCGCCTGCGGGGCGCAGGACGACGACGGGGAGCGCATGGTGGCCTGCGACGCGTGCGACATGTGGCACCACACGCGGTGCGCCGGCATCGGCGACGGCGAGCCGGTGCCCCCGCTGTTCTTCTGCGCCAGGTGCGGGAGATCAGTGATGGCGGCCGGCCAGATGTAG